The window ACACGGAGATTTTGATTAAAAATCGGGAAGAGGCGCAAGGCCACAAAAGAGAAGAGGCTGTTATGATTCTTAACCATAAAAAAGCGTTAGAGTATATCTTGGGGGAACGAAAAGATTTCAGAAAACTCAATTTGCGGAAAATTGAAGATATACACAGGATTATTGTTGAAGGGCTTGGGGTTCAGCATGGAATCAGAAAGGGCTTGGTTGGAGTGGTGGGGACAAGATATAAACCATTAGATAATGAACATCAAATTAATGAGGCGGTAGAAAAAACAGTTAAAATCATCAATGGCTTGGATGATTGTTTTTCTAAGGCGCTTGTCGGTTTGGCGATGATTTCCTATATCCAGCCCTTTGAAGATGGGAATAAGCGGACTTCCCGACTTTTAACTAATTCTATCCTCTTGGCTGATGATGCCTGCCCATTGTCTTTCAGAAGCATAGATGAAGGAGATTATAAAAAAGCCATAATTATTTTTTACGAACAAAACAGCATAAGGATGCTGAAGCAATTATTTATCCAGCAATTCAAGTTCGTCGTCAAAAACTATTTTTGAGCAAGGGTAAAAATCGGTAGACCCTCGTGGTCTCCATTTTTTTAAAAATCGTCTTGATTTTGTCGGGAGGTGATTTTTTGATAGAATAAAGGATAGAATAAATATATGAATACTGTTATAAAAAAAGTTTTTAGATATATGTTATTATTTTTATTGGTCGTTGTTGTTGTCTTGGTCTGCTTGGCCGGATTTTTGTTTATCGGAAGCGCCAAGGAGGCGAAAAATATTTCTTGGGGAGTTAATTTCTCCCAGATACAAAGCCAAGCCCTCGGTTTGGATTGGAAAGAAAATTATTTGGCCTTGCTTGAAGATATGAACGTTAAAGTTCTGAAAATTGTTGCTTACTGGAGCTTGATTGAGCCGGAAAAAAATAATTACAACTTCAACGATTTGGATTGGCAGATAGAGCAGGCGGAAAAAAATAAGGCCAAAGTTGTCTTGGCTGTCGGGATGAAGGCTCCGCGCTGGCCGGAATGCCATATCCCTCAATGGGCAGGAGGTTTATCCAAGGAAGAGCAGCAGGAAGAAATTCTGGCTATGGTAAAAGAGGTTGTCTCCAGATATAGGGGTTCAAGCGCTATCTCTGTCTGGCAGGTGGAAAATGAGCCTCTTTTTCCCTTCGGGAAATGTCCTTGGGTGGATAAAAATTTCTTGAAAAAAGAAATAAATTTGGTAAAAGAAATTGACTACACGAAAAGGCCGGTGATGATAACGGACAGTGGGGAAGGCTCTTTTTGGTTTGTGGCCGCCCAGCTTGGCGATGTTGTCGGGACGACAATGTATAGGAAGGTTTGGTTTGACCAATTTGAAAGATATATTTCTTACCCCCTTCCCCCTGTTTTTTACGCCAGAAAAGCAAAGGTTATTGAAAAAATATTTAACAAAAAAGTTATTGTCAGCGAATTGCAGGCCGAGCCATGGTGTAAGCAGTCCCTTCAAGCTTGCCCTCCGGAAGAACAGAAAAAAACAGTGAGCTTAGATAGATTCAGGGAAATTGTCAGTTTTTCTAAAAAAACAGGTTTTGACGAATTTTATTTTTGGGGAGCGGAATGGTGGTATTGGCTGAAAGAAAAGCAAAATCAGCCACAGATTTGGGAAGAAGCAAAGACATTGTTTAATAAATAAAACATGGAAAAGGAATTATTGTCGGGAAAGGCGGATTTACATGTCCATTCAAAATACAGCCGGGACGGATTTTCCTCGGTTAAGGATATTTTGGAAAACGCCAAAAAAAGGGGAATGGATGTGATCGCCATAACCGACCACAATAC of the Candidatus Nealsonbacteria bacterium CG07_land_8_20_14_0_80_39_13 genome contains:
- a CDS encoding cell filamentation protein Fic; translated protein: MEQITKRQLKILECIRERKTANNQEIQKCLKDLFGDISRTTVVRDINRLLEENLIEKKGEGRSVRYEELVKNELLSYFDADKYFENGPDERSVAFERFNFDIFKNLKDIFTLEEISELKELNNAYNARIKKMPASAIKKEFERITIELSWKSSHIEGNTYSLIDTEILIKNREEAQGHKREEAVMILNHKKALEYILGERKDFRKLNLRKIEDIHRIIVEGLGVQHGIRKGLVGVVGTRYKPLDNEHQINEAVEKTVKIINGLDDCFSKALVGLAMISYIQPFEDGNKRTSRLLTNSILLADDACPLSFRSIDEGDYKKAIIIFYEQNSIRMLKQLFIQQFKFVVKNYF